The Garra rufa chromosome 8, GarRuf1.0, whole genome shotgun sequence genome has a segment encoding these proteins:
- the LOC141341100 gene encoding uncharacterized protein, with protein MALIKEESEDMTIEETFGVKHEDNEEQTKMVFIKEESEDMKFEAAFRVKHEDTEEQTDLMPLKEEREVLNEIEEQDQYENLHGFTTGKKSFSSLQSEKTSTRKRAQKTETMSYCICFECGKSFSHKGNLKRHMKIHNREKPNRSPQCGQSFNQNGNHDVHRHTDTMESLFTCKLCGNSFTCKESLNKHKKIHTGEKPYTCCQCGKSFDQQGNLTVHMRVHTGDKPFTCEQCGKSFSRHKNLEVHMRIHTGEKPFACKQCGKSFSQLVHLEAHMRIHTGEKPFACKQCGKSFSQLVHLEAHMRIHTGEKPFACKQCGKSFGQLVHLESHMRIHTGEKPFTCEQCGKSFSQPGNLNYHRRIHTGEKPFTCQWCGKGFSLPGNLNHHLRVHTENKQTNTNNIKLILIE; from the exons ATGGCGttaattaaagaggagagtgaagacatgacgattgaagaaacattcggagtcaaacatgaagataatgaggaacaaacaaagatggtgtttattaaagaggaaagtgaagacatgaagtttgaagcagcattcagagtcaaacatgaagatactgaggaacaaacag acctaatgcCACTGAAGGAGGAGagggaagtactgaatgaaattgAAGAGCAAGATCAATATGAGAATCTTCATGGTTTCACAACTGGAAAAAAATCTTTTTCTTCCTTACAATCTGAAAAGACTTCTACACGAAAAAGAGCACAAAAGACAGAAACTATGAGTTATTGCATTTGCtttgagtgtggaaagagtttcagtcataaaggaaaccttaaaaggcacatgaaaattcacaatagagagaagcctaacagatcccctcagtgtggACAGAGTTTCAATCAAAATGGAAATCATGACGTCCACAGGCACACTGACACTATGGAGAGCCTTTttacctgcaaactgtgtggaaacagtttcacttGTAAAGAAAGCCTTAACAAGCACaaaaaaattcacactggagagaagccttacacatgctgtcagtgtggaaagagtttcgatCAACAGGGAAACCTTacagtccacatgagagttcacactggagacaagcctttcacctgcgaacagtgtggaaaaagtttcagtagACATAAGAATcttgaagtccacatgagaatccacacaggagagaaaccttttgcctgcaaacagtgtggaaagagtttcagtcaacttGTACATCTTGAagctcacatgagaattcacactggagagaagccttttgcctgcaaacagtgtggaaaaagtttcagtcaaCTTGTACATCTTGAAGctcacatgagaatccacaccggagagaaaccttttgcatgcaaacagtgtggaaaaagttttggTCAACTTGTACATCTTGAatctcacatgagaattcacactggagagaagcctttcacttgCGAACAATGTGGCAAGAGTTTTAGTCAACCTGGAAACCTTAATTACCATagaagaattcacactggagagaagcccttcACCTGCCAAtggtgtggaaagggtttcagtCTACCTGGAAACCTTAATCACCACTTGAGAGTTCACACTGAAAATAAGCAAACAAATACAAACAACATTAAACTGATTCTAATTGAGTAA